One Mesoplodon densirostris isolate mMesDen1 chromosome X, mMesDen1 primary haplotype, whole genome shotgun sequence genomic region harbors:
- the LOC132482534 gene encoding small integral membrane protein 12-like: protein MWPVLWTVVRTYAPYVTFPVAFVVGAVGYHLEWFIPGKDPQPVEKEKSISESREDRKLDELLGKDHTQVVSLKDKLEFAPKAVLNRNRPEKN from the coding sequence ATGTGGCCTGTGCTTTGGACCGTGGTGCGTACCTATGCTCCCTATGTCACCTTTCCCGTGGCCTTCGTGGTTGGGGCTGTGGGCTACCACCTGGAATGGTTTATCCCGGGGAAGGATCCCCAGCCTGTGGAGAAGGAGAAGAGCATCTCGGAGAGCCGGGAGGACCGCAAGCTGGATGAGCTGCTAGGCAAGGACCACACCCAGGTCGTGAGCCTTAAGGACAAGCTGGAATTTGCCCCTAAAGCTGTCCTGAACAGAAACCGCCCGGAGAAGAATTAA